The Nostoc sp. 'Lobaria pulmonaria (5183) cyanobiont' genome window below encodes:
- a CDS encoding MBL fold metallo-hydrolase, protein MKSLHRPDLYSWSNFNPARNIDFNGIAWIRPDGNILIDPVALSNHDWNHLKSLGGVVWIVLTNSEHVRASKEIADQTYAKIAGPLAEKDAFPIPCDRWLSDGEEFVPGLEVIELNGSKTPGELALLLEETTLITGDLVRARKAGSLTILPDDKLLNREEAVASVHRLAQLSRVEAVLVGDGWPVFRDGRDRLQDLVATL, encoded by the coding sequence ATGAAATCTTTGCACCGCCCCGATCTCTATAGCTGGTCTAATTTCAATCCGGCAAGAAATATTGATTTCAATGGGATTGCCTGGATTCGCCCAGATGGCAACATCTTGATTGACCCAGTAGCCCTATCAAACCATGATTGGAATCATCTGAAATCTCTCGGTGGTGTGGTTTGGATTGTGCTGACGAATTCTGAGCACGTCAGGGCAAGTAAAGAAATTGCCGATCAAACCTATGCTAAAATCGCTGGTCCTCTGGCAGAAAAAGACGCTTTTCCTATACCTTGCGATCGCTGGCTATCTGATGGTGAAGAATTTGTCCCAGGACTGGAGGTGATTGAACTCAATGGTTCTAAAACTCCCGGTGAATTGGCTCTGTTACTGGAAGAGACAACTTTAATTACAGGGGATTTAGTCAGGGCACGCAAAGCAGGTAGCTTGACGATTTTACCAGATGACAAGCTGCTGAATCGAGAGGAGGCTGTTGCTTCTGTTCACAGGTTGGCTCAACTGAGTCGGGTAGAAGCAGTGCTGGTGGGGGATGGTTGGCCCGTCTTTCGGGATGGACGCGATCGCTTGCAGGATCTTGTAGCGACATTGTAA